A single genomic interval of Spinacia oleracea cultivar Varoflay chromosome 6, BTI_SOV_V1, whole genome shotgun sequence harbors:
- the LOC110788587 gene encoding uncharacterized protein, translating to MSQKSVRKNVVEKSSKIGWFKTKENPNQNNNHSFFKNFKKVYPLGIHRSNSSLSVSSISLSTMSQTSTDSSLTDYSCPLDHKILLSLESLRKVSILTSPHKKDQAPMLVTSTMVEPQLPSPYKPCDYHNSNGVLKRCLWITKSSDNAYVTFHDEQWGVPVYDDNQLFELLSISGMLMDYNWTDILKRRTQFRESFGGFDVNFVANMEENKIIEISSNKELGLAECRVRCIVENAKGIIKVMKEYGSFSSYIWEYFNYRPIINKYRYPRNVPLRTPKAEIISKDLVRRGFRLVGPVITQSFIQAAGMTIDHLIDCFRYNQCVSLAENPWRHG from the exons ATGTCACAAAAAAGTGTAAGGAAAAATGTAGTAGAGAAGAGTAGCAAAATAGGGTGgtttaaaacaaaagaaaatccaAACCAAAACAACAACCATAGCTTCTTTAAGAACTTCAAGAAGGTGTATCCATTAGGAATCCATAGGAGCAACTCCTCACTCTCGGTGTCGTCGATCTCGTTATCGACGATGTCTCAAACCTCCACGGATTCATCCCTTACGGATTATTCATGCCCTTTGGATCATAAGATTTTGTTATCACTCGAATCGCTTCGAAAGGTTTCGATTTTGACCTCTCCTCATAAGAAAGATCAGGCACCAATGCTTGTTACTAGTACTATGGTTGAGCCGCAACTGCCTAGTCCCTATAAACCTTGTGATTATCATAATAGCAATGGTGTGCTCAAGAGGTGCCTTTGGATTACCAAAAGTAGTG ATAACGCGTATGTAACATTCCATGACGAACAATGGGGAGTACCGGTATATGATGACAA TCAATTGTTCGAGCTGCTATCAATATCTGGTATGTTGATGGATTACAATTGGACTGATATTCTCAAAAGAAGAACCCAATTCAG AGAATCATTTGGAGGATTTGATGTGAATTTCGTAGCGAACATGGAGGAGAATAAGATCATAGAGATATCATCGAACAAGGAACTCGGTTTAGCAGAGTGTAGAGTCAGGTGCATTGTCGAGAATGCCAAAGGAATTATCAAG GTAATGAAAGAGTATGGATCATTCAGCAGCTATATATGGGAGTATTTCAACTATAGGCCTATTATAAACAAGTATAGATATCCAAGGAATGTGCCTTTGAGGACTCCTAAAGCTGAGATCATAAGCAAAGACCTAGTTCGGCGAGGGTTCCGGCTTGTGGGACCGGTCATCACTCAGTCCTTTATCCAAGCAGCTGGGATGACTATTGATCATTTGATTGATTGTTTTAGGTATAACCAATGTGTTAGCCTTGCTGAGAACCCTTGGAGGCATGGTTAA
- the LOC110788604 gene encoding WD repeat-containing protein GTS1 isoform X2: protein MITSFKSLPNWSAMAVSLSNNLVKLYSPETGQYIGECRGHDSTINEISFSDSSSPHLLLSCSSDATIRAWDTRILQQVSLINAGPSQEVFSFAFGEGNNLIAGGCKAQILLWDWRNRKQVACLEESHVEDVTQVRFVPGSQNKLLSASVDGLMCLFDTSGDINDDDHLYSVMNVGTSIGKIGFFGQDYEKLWCLTHIETLSVWDWKEEKVEADFQEARSLTSESWVQDHVDYFIDCHCSAEDDRLWVIGGTNAGTIAYFPVNYKGRVMSSPEAILEGGHSGIVRSILPTAGLPGQSPNNGMFGWTGGEDGRLCCWLSDETSNVNHAWISSTLTVKPLHEELQAYQTILQSSKYKGCKEQV from the exons ATGATTACGTCTTTCAAATCACTTCCAA ATTGGTCGGCCATGGCGGTTTCATTGTCGAACAATTTGGTGAAGCTTTACTCGCCGGAAACTGGGCAGTATATTGGGGAGTGTCGAGGTCACGACTCTACTATCAATGAAATCTCTTTTTCCGATTCTTCGTCGCCGCACCTCTTGCTTTCTTGCTCCTCCGATGCCACAATTCGAGCTTGGGATACTAGAATTCTTCAACAG GTGTCTCTGATTAATGCCGGTCCTTCACAGGAGGTTTTCAGTTTCGCATTTGGTGAAGGGAATAATCTCATTGCTGGTGGATGTAAAGCTCAG ATACTGCTCTGGGATTGGAGAAATAGAAAGCAAGTTGCTTGTTTGGAAGAATCTCATGTGGAAGATGTTACTCAG GTCCGTTTTGTTCCTGGTTCTCAAAACAAGCTTCTCTCGGCCTCTGTTGACGGCTTGATGTGCCTATTTGATACTTCTGGAGACATAAATGATGATGATCATCTATATTCT GTGATGAATGTGGGTACATCAATTGGGAAAATTGGTTTTTTTGGGCAAGACTATGAAAAGCTTTGGTGTCTGACTCATATTGAAACCTTAAG TGTTTGGGACTGGAAAGAGGAAAAGGTTGAAGCTGACTTCCAGGAAGCTCGTTCACTAACCTCGGAGAGCTGGGTTCAGGATCat GTTGATTATTTTATTGATTGCCATTGCTCAGCAGAAGATGATCGGTTATGGGTGATTGGAGGCACAAATGCAGGCACCATTGCATACTTTCCTGTAAATTACAAAGGACGAGTAATGTCTTCCCCTGAAGCTATCCTTGAGGGTGGCCATTCTGGCATTGTTAGGAGCATCTTGCCTACTGCTGGCTTGCCAGGACAATCTCCAAACAATGGTATGTTTGGGTGGACAGGTGGCGAAGATGGTCGATTATGTTGTTGGTTGTCTGATGAAACTTCTAATGTGAATCACGCTTGGATATCAAGCACCTTGACAGTGAAGCCAT TGCATGAAGAACTCCAGGCATATCAAACTATTTTACAATCATCAAAATACAAAGGCTGTAAGGAACAGGTTTAA
- the LOC110788604 gene encoding WD repeat-containing protein GTS1 isoform X1 produces MAATTDMEVEPQPPSNSSSTPFKRFGLRNSIQTNFGDDYVFQITSKEDWSAMAVSLSNNLVKLYSPETGQYIGECRGHDSTINEISFSDSSSPHLLLSCSSDATIRAWDTRILQQVSLINAGPSQEVFSFAFGEGNNLIAGGCKAQILLWDWRNRKQVACLEESHVEDVTQVRFVPGSQNKLLSASVDGLMCLFDTSGDINDDDHLYSVMNVGTSIGKIGFFGQDYEKLWCLTHIETLSVWDWKEEKVEADFQEARSLTSESWVQDHVDYFIDCHCSAEDDRLWVIGGTNAGTIAYFPVNYKGRVMSSPEAILEGGHSGIVRSILPTAGLPGQSPNNGMFGWTGGEDGRLCCWLSDETSNVNHAWISSTLTVKPLHEELQAYQTILQSSKYKGCKEQV; encoded by the exons atggcagcAACGACAGACATGGAAGTCGAACCACAACCCCCATCCAACTCATCTTCAACCCCATTCAAACGATTTGGACTCAGAAATTCGATACAAACCAATTTCGGCGATGATTACGTCTTTCAAATCACTTCCAA GGAAGATTGGTCGGCCATGGCGGTTTCATTGTCGAACAATTTGGTGAAGCTTTACTCGCCGGAAACTGGGCAGTATATTGGGGAGTGTCGAGGTCACGACTCTACTATCAATGAAATCTCTTTTTCCGATTCTTCGTCGCCGCACCTCTTGCTTTCTTGCTCCTCCGATGCCACAATTCGAGCTTGGGATACTAGAATTCTTCAACAG GTGTCTCTGATTAATGCCGGTCCTTCACAGGAGGTTTTCAGTTTCGCATTTGGTGAAGGGAATAATCTCATTGCTGGTGGATGTAAAGCTCAG ATACTGCTCTGGGATTGGAGAAATAGAAAGCAAGTTGCTTGTTTGGAAGAATCTCATGTGGAAGATGTTACTCAG GTCCGTTTTGTTCCTGGTTCTCAAAACAAGCTTCTCTCGGCCTCTGTTGACGGCTTGATGTGCCTATTTGATACTTCTGGAGACATAAATGATGATGATCATCTATATTCT GTGATGAATGTGGGTACATCAATTGGGAAAATTGGTTTTTTTGGGCAAGACTATGAAAAGCTTTGGTGTCTGACTCATATTGAAACCTTAAG TGTTTGGGACTGGAAAGAGGAAAAGGTTGAAGCTGACTTCCAGGAAGCTCGTTCACTAACCTCGGAGAGCTGGGTTCAGGATCat GTTGATTATTTTATTGATTGCCATTGCTCAGCAGAAGATGATCGGTTATGGGTGATTGGAGGCACAAATGCAGGCACCATTGCATACTTTCCTGTAAATTACAAAGGACGAGTAATGTCTTCCCCTGAAGCTATCCTTGAGGGTGGCCATTCTGGCATTGTTAGGAGCATCTTGCCTACTGCTGGCTTGCCAGGACAATCTCCAAACAATGGTATGTTTGGGTGGACAGGTGGCGAAGATGGTCGATTATGTTGTTGGTTGTCTGATGAAACTTCTAATGTGAATCACGCTTGGATATCAAGCACCTTGACAGTGAAGCCAT TGCATGAAGAACTCCAGGCATATCAAACTATTTTACAATCATCAAAATACAAAGGCTGTAAGGAACAGGTTTAA
- the LOC110788602 gene encoding uncharacterized protein OsI_027940, whose amino-acid sequence MSRHPEVKWAEREDKVYLTVMLPDAKDPKVNLDAEGTFTFAASGGAGDNAYELKLDLFDKVDVEESKISYNVRSIFCVLEKAEKKWWNRLLRGDGKVPHYVKVDWDKWVDEDEDVGSAEPGGNGPADFDLGGMDFSKFGDFGGAGAGGFPGAGGFPGAGDFGGAGGGDEFDDSDDDEQEVSKPEEGAGEKPVEAPTAEKTEA is encoded by the exons TCGTCATCCTGAAGTAAAATGGGCTGAGAGGGAAGACAAAGTGTACCTGACTGTGATGCTGCCTGATGCAAAAGACCCAAAAGTTAATCTGGACGCTGAAGGAACTTTTAcctttgctgcttctggtgGGGCTGGCGATAATGCTTATGAACTGAAACTGGATCTCTTTGACAAGGTCGATGTAGAG gaaagcaaaattAGTTACAACGTCAGAAGCATATTTTGTGTTCTGGAGAAGGCAGAGAAGAAATGGTGGAATAGGCTTCTGCGTGGTGATGGTAAGGTTCCACATTACGTGAAGGTTGATTGGGACAAGTGGGTAGATGAAGATGAGGATGTTGGTAGTGCTGAACCTGGCGGTAATG GACCAGCAGACTTCGATCTTGGGGGAATGGACTTCTCG AAATTTGGAGATTTTGGTGGTGCTGGTGCTGGAGGCTTCCCTGGTGCTGGAGGCTTTCCCGGTGCTGGAGATTTTGGTGGTGCAGGTGGTGGTGATGAATTTgatgatagtgatgatgatg AGCAAGAAGTGTCTAAACCAGAGGAAGGTGCTGGAGAGAAGCCGGTGGAAGCACCTACTGCAGAGAAGACTGAAGCTTAG
- the LOC110788603 gene encoding LRR receptor-like serine/threonine-protein kinase GSO1: protein MAVLIFTLFLISFYFGQVSCLGNSNSALHTLLQVKSSFVSDPNGVLNSWSETTNPDFCTWEGITCDSARAAVLSLNLSNSQLSGSISPSLGGLNHLLHLDLSMNQLSGPIPTTLSNLSSLVTLLLFSNQLSGPIPTQLGSLTSLHVMRIGDNELSGAIPSSLGQLSNLVTLGLASCRLSEFIPSQLGKLNKLESLVLQDNYLVGPIPGELGNCTNLVVFSSALNMLNGSIPQQLGQLQNLQTLNLANNSFSGEIPEEIGDLGQLNYLSLLGNELVGPIPDSLAKLGNLQTLDLSMNKLTGITPESLGQMNQLQDLVLSGNSFSGVLPTSICSNTTSLQSLYLSNCQFSGEIPPEIGQCLSLERLDLSNNTLNGSIPVELYGLLNLTDLYLYNNSLTGSISPAIGNLSNLQTLAIYMNKLGGKFPKEIGMLESLEVIFIYNNQFSGEIPLEIGNCSNLQMVDFYGNQFTGMLPSTMGLLKELSFLHLRQNDLVGDIPLTLGDCQQLLILDLADNHLSGGIPATLGNLKSLQQFMLYNNSLGGNIPDELKSLSNLTRVNLSNNKLNGSIDPLCSSTSLLSFDVTNNEFDHDIPPHLGNSSLLERLRLGSNRFTGEIPPTFGLINELSLLDLSRNSLSGFIPFELSFCKRLSHLDLNGNHLTGKIPTWFGSLPQLGELKLSSNSFFGPLPPQLFNCSKLLVLSLEDNQLNGTLPTEIGDLTALTVLKLSKNQISGSIPPSIGTLSKLFELRISSNLLNGDIPIEISLLRNLQIMLDLSFNNLTGKIPPQIGSLSKLEALSLSHNQLTGEVPPQIGEMSSLSVLNLSYNHLEGKLAKRLSQWSADVFMGNKLLCGKPLEQCSVANSSNHKHTLASLLLSSILTIVAALVLLLGVAICIKRRREMLNRSKETGSTFSNSSGSNTNRRLLNPKSPIRQEYRWDDIMEATQNLSDAFIIGSGGSGTIYKADLAFGETVAVKKIPRKDDPLLDKSFAREIKTLGRIRHRHLVKLIGYCSNKGEGSNLLIYDYMENGSLWDWLHGKGSKSNKEGTKGLDWETRLKIAVGLAQGVEYLHHDCVPKIIHRDIKSSNLLLDSDMEAHLGDFGLAKQIHTNYESINETESSIWFAGSYGYIAPEYAYSLKATEKSDVYSMGIVLMELVSGRMPTDSSFGTDIDMVRWVETHIEMEGSEREKLFDPNLKPLPSNEEYAALQVLEIAMQCTKTYPAERPSSRQICDQLLQVYRNRTVGSVNGDNVLV from the exons ATGGCAGTTTTAATCTTCACTCTGTTTTTGATAAGTTtctattttgggcaagtttCATGCTTGGGAAACTCAAACTCAGCTCTACACACTCTGTTGCAGGTGAAGAGCTCATTTGTTTCAGACCCAAATGGTGTGTTGAACTCCTGGTCTGAAACAACAAACCCAGATTTCTGCACATGGGAAGGAATCACGTGTGACTCAGCCCGAGCTGCAGTACTGAGTCTTAACCTCTCCAACTCACAACTCAGTGGGTCAATCTCACCTTCACTCGGTGGCTTAAACCACCTACTCCACCTTGACCTGTCAATGAACCAACTCAGTGGGCCCATTCCAACCACTCTCTCAAACCTCTCCTCTTTAGTTACTTTGCTTCTATTCTCTAATCAACTCAGTGGGCCCATCCCTACTCAACTCGGCTCACTCACGAGTCTACATGTGATGAGAATAGGTGACAATGAGCTCAGTGGGGCAATCCCATCTTCACTTGGTCAACTTTCTAATTTGGTCACTTTGGGTTTAGCATCATGTAGACTTTCTGAGTTTATACCTTCCCAATTAGGAAAGTTAAACAAACTTGAGAGTTTAGTTTTGCAAGACAACTATTTGGTGGGTCCCATTCCAGGTGAGCTTGGAAATTGCACAAACCTTGTTGTTTTTTCATCTGCTCTGAATATGTTGAATGGCAGTATCCCTCAGCAACTGGGTCAGCTTCAGAATCTCCAAACTCTGAATCTTGCAAATAACAGCTTTTCTGGAGAAATTCCTGAAGAAATTGGTGATTTGGGTCAGCTTAACTACCTTTCTTTATTGGGAAATGAGCTTGTGGGTCCCATCCCAGATTCACTAGCCAAATTGGGTAATCTGCAAACCCTTGATTTGTCAATGAACAAGCTCACTGGAATTACCCCTGAGAGTCTTGGCCAAATGAATCAGTTACAAGACTTGGTATTGTCAGGCAACAGTTTTTCTGGTGTTTTACCAACTAGTATTTGTTCAAACACAACTAGCCTCCAGAGCTTGTATCTTTCAAATTGTCAATTTTCTGGTGAAATCCCACCAGAAATTGGACAATGTCTGTCCCTGGAAAGGCTTGATTTATCCAACAATACACTAAATGGATCGATACCGGTCGAGTTATATGGTCTGCTTAATCTGACTGATCTTTATCTGTATAACAACAGTTTAACCGGTTCGATATCTCCTGCCATCGGAAACCTCAGCAATTTGCAGACTTTGGCAATCTACATGAACAAGCTAGGGGGAAAGTTTCCTAAAGAGATTGGTATGTTGGAAAGTCTTGAGGTGATTTTCATCTATAACAACCAATTCTCTGGTGAAATTCCTTTGGAAATTGGTAACTGCTCAAACTTGCAAATGGTTGATTTCTATGGGAATCAATTCACTGGAATGTTGCCTTCTACAATGGGGTTGCTTAAAGAATTAAGTTTCCTGCATCTCAGACAAAATGATCTGGTGGGTGATATTCCACTCACTTTGGGGGACTGTCAACAGCTGCTGATTCTTGACTTGGCTGATAATCACCTTTCTGGTGGAATTCCTGCAACATTGGGTAATCTGAAGTCACTGCAACAGTTTATGCTGTACAACAACTCCCTTGGAGGTAACATCCCTGATGAACTGAAAAGCCTGTCTAATCTGACAAGAGTGAATCTTTCAAATAACAAACTGAATGGCAGCATTGATCCTTTATGTAGTTCAACTTCATTGCTTTCTTTTGATGTGACTAACAATGAATTTGATCATGACATTCCACCCCACTTGGGGAATTCATCTTTGCTTGAAAGGCTAAGGCTAGGAAGCAACCGTTTTACCGGGGAAATCCCTCCAACATTCGGGCTCATAAACGAATTATCCTTGTTAGATCTTTCAAGGAATTCGCTTTCGGGGTTTATACCCTTTGAACTTTCCTTTTGCAAGAGACTTTCTCATCTTGATCTAAATGGAAACCATCTCACAGGAAAAATCCCAACATGGTTTGGGAGTTTGCCACAGTTGGGTGAACTTAAACTGTCCTCAAACTCCTTTTTTGGTCCTTTACCACCTCAATTGTTCAACTGTTCTAAACTCCTTGTCCTTTCTTTAGAGGACAATCAGTTGAATGGTACCCTTCCAACAGAAATTGGTGATCTTACTGCTCTGACTGTTCTTAAACTTAGTAAAAACCAAATTTCTGGTTCAATCCCGCCTTCGATTGGTACCCTAAGCAAGCTATTTGAGCTTAGAATATCTTCTAACCTCTTAAATGGTGATATACCAATTGAGATCTCTCTACTCCGGAATCTCCAAATCATGCTTGATCTTAGTTTCAACAATCTCACTGGTAAAATCCCACCACAAATCGGATCGCTTTCTAAGCTAGAAGCTCTCAGTTTATCTCACAATCAGCTCACTGGTGAGGTTCCTCCTCAGATTGGTGAAATGAGCAGTTTGAGTGTGCTTAACCTTTCATACAACCACCTTGAAGGGAAACTTGCTAAACGTCTTTCGCAATGGTCAGCTGATGTTTTCATGGGGAATAAACTCCTATGTGGGAAGCCTCTAGAACAATGCAGTGTAGCCAACTCAAGCAACCATAAGCATACATTAGCATCATTACTTCTCTCATCAATACTTACTATTGTTGCTGCTTTAGTCTTGTTACTTGGAGTTGCCATCTGCATCAAAAGGAGGAGAGAAATGCTCAACAGATCTAAGGAAACAGGGAGTACATTCTCAAACAGTTCGGGATCCAACACGAACCGGCGTTTACTCAATCCAAAATCCCCAATAAGGCAAGAGTACAGATGGGATGACATTATGGAAGCAACACAGAATTTGAGTGATGCTTTTATAATTGGTTCTGGTGGTTCTGGTACTATATACAAGGCTGACTTAGCTTTCGGAGAGACTGTCGCAGTGAAGAAGATACCGCGAAAAGATGATCCCTTGTTGGATAAGAGTTTTGCAAGAGAGATAAAAACACTTGGGAGAATAAGGCACAGGCATCTAGTGAAGCTGATTGGGTATTGCAGTAACAAAGGAGAAGGGTCGAATTTGTTGATATATGATTACATGGAGAATGGGAGTTTGTGGGATTGGCTCCATGGAAAAGGAAGTAAGAGCAACAAGGAAGGAACAAAGGGACTTGATTGGGAGACGAGGTTAAAGATAGCTGTTGGGTTAGCTCAAGGGGTGGAATATTTGCACCATGATTGTGTTCCGAAGATCATTCATAGGGACATTAAATCAAGTAATCTGCTGTTGGATTCAGACATGGAAGCTCATTTGGGAGATTTTGGATTGGCAAAGCAGATTCATACCAATTATGAATCTATCAATGAGACTGAATCTAGTATTTGGTTTGCTGGATCTTATGGATATATCGCACCAG AATACGCGTACTCACTGAAGGCAACAGAAAAGAGTGATGTATACAGCATGGGAATTGTACTAATGGAGCTTGTAAGTGGAAGAATGCCAACAGATTCAAGTTTTGGTACAGATATAGACATGGTGAGATGGGTAGAAACACATATTGAAATGGAAGGATCAGAGCGAGAGAAGCTGTTTGATCCAAATTTAAAGCCTCTTCCCTCCAATGAAGAATATGCAGCTCTCCAAGTTCTTGAAATTGCAATGCAGTGTACTAAGACATACCCTGCTGAAAGACCGTCTTCACGCCAAATCTGTGATCAACTTCTGCAAGTCTACAGAAATAGGACAGTTGGTTCTGTCAATGGTGACAATGTCTTAGTGTGA